The following nucleotide sequence is from Deinococcus radiopugnans ATCC 19172.
CCACCAGCGCGATGATCATGCCGAACACGGTTTCCAGAAACACCGAGAACACCGTGAAGATCAGGGTGTTGCGCACCGCCGTCCACCACTGCGGGTCCTGCATGAAGCCCAGCCCGATGCCCTCAGCGGTGGTGAACCAGAAATTCTGCAGGCCCACGAAGACGGACTGGTCCGGCGTGGTCAGGTTGGCTTCCTGCGCCGAGAAGAAGATCGTGCGGTACAGCGGAAAACCCGCCACCAGCGCGATGGCGATCAGGGTGGGCAGCAGCAGGATGATGGCGGTGCGGGCGCGGGAGGCCTCGATGCCGGGGGTCCGGCGGGCACGGGCCGGCGGCGCGCCTGGAGGCTTGGCGGGGGCGTTGATGGTCATGGTTTACGGCCTCCTTGTCCCTGAAAGGTGGGGTTCCCCAAAAGAAACGGGACCCCCGGCACTGCTCGGAAGAAATGGGCGGCGTCGGTGGGCGGCGGGTCTGATCTGGAATCTGTAGCTTAACGCTCTATTCCGGTCTGAGTTTGAAGTGATTCGTGCAAAAAAGGCGGGAGAATCAGTTGTTGTGGGTCTTCTTTGTTGCGGGGTGCCCGGACCGTACTTTCAGGGCCACCTTCACAGAGAAGGGGACGCCCCGTATACAAGCGGGCGTCCCCAGGTCACCTTGCGGTGAGGGGAGAGGAGGCCGCGCTTACCAGCCGCGGCCCTTGATGCGGGCCAGGTCCGTTTCCAGCTTCTTGACGGCGGCCGCGCCCTTGGTCTTGCCTGCCAGCACGTCGCTGACGGCGCCCGCGAAGGCCTGCGAGACCTGGTTGTACTTCAGCTTGGTGGGGCCGGAGGGACGGGCCACCGCGCTGGTGAACACGTCCAGCAGGCTGCCGAAGAAGGGGTTGGCCTTCAGCACGGCCTGGTCCTTGTACAGCGCGGGGCGGGTGGGGTTGTACGCTCCCTCGATGGCGCGGATCTTCTGCTCGTCCGCGCTGGTCAGGAAACGCACCAGATCGATGGCGGCGGCCTGGTTCTTGCTGTACATGCTGACGCCCAGGTTCCAGCCGCCCAGGGTGGCCGCGTTGCCGTTGCCGCCGCTGGGCAGGGGCGCCACGCCGATCTTGCCCTTAACCTTGCTGTCGTCGCTCTGGCCGAGGGCCCAGGCGTAGGGCCAGTTGCGCATGAACGCCGCGTTGCCCGACTGGAAGATGCCGCGTGCCTCTTCCTCACCGTAGGTGGTCACGCCTGCGGGGCTGATGGTCTTGACCCAGCTGGCGGCAGTGTCCAGCGCCTTGGCGGCGTTGGCGTTGTTGACGGTGATCTTGCCGCTGTCATCGACGATGGTGCCGCCGCCGAAGGACACCAGCCACTCCAGCGCGTCACAGGTCAGGCCCTCGTAGTTCTTGCCCTGGAACACGAAACCGGTGAAGGTGGAGTTGGCCTTCTTCTCGCCGTCCTCGATCTTCTTGGCCATGGTGGACAGTTCGGTCCAGGTCTTGGGCGCGGCGTTGTAGCCGTACTTTTTCATCAGGTCGGTGCGGTAATACAGCAGACCGGCGTCGGTGAACCACGGCATGGCCACCAGCTTGCCGTCCACGGTGTCGGCGGCAATGATGCTCTTGAAGTGCGCGTTGACTTCGGCGGCCGGAATCTTGCCCTTCAGGTCCACGAAGTGCTGGGACAGCAGGCCGGGCCAGATGATGTCGAGCTGGTAGACGTCGATGGCGTCGCTCTTGGCGGCCAGCTGCTGCTGATACAGGCCCAGGCGGTCGTTGGTCAGGTTGGGGCTCTCGAAGACCTTGACGGTGTTGCCGGTCTTCTTGGCCCAGCGCGCCGCGCCGTCCTTGCAAAGCTGGAGTTCCTGGCCCACGGTGCCGCAGGCCAGGGTCACCTGCACGGCTCCGGCCTGGCTGGAAGCGGCGATGGCGGCGGTCAAGCTGACAAGTGCAATAGCTTTCTTCATGAATCCTCCTGCGTGAATGTGCTGGGCGGACCCAGCTCTGGCACTTCCCCTCGGAAGCGGTTCCACGCGTACGTAATTGTGATTGCGGCAGGCTACACCGCCTGATGCAGGGTGTCAATGTGAACTTTCTCAATTCCAGATTATGGTTTTGCCCCTTGCTTGGCCCTGGCCTCTGGTCCATGTCGGCTGGGACCATCGCTGAACCTCTTCTGACGGCGGCCCTCCGCGGTGCGAGGCCAGGTGCCGCGATGGCAACCCTGGAGGCGAGCTGACGTCGACCGGCTGTCCGTCGCCTCTGTGGTGCTGCTCTGTCTGCATGGGGCGCGTCCGGCACAAAGCAGTCACTCGCCGCGCCGGGAATCTATACTGCCCCCCATGATTGACGCGGCCCAGATGGACCATCTCGCCAGCCTCGCGCGGCTGGAACTGACCCCCGACGAGCGCGAAGCCATGACCCAGGACCTCGTGCGCGTGCTGGGCTACTTCGAGCAACTGCGGGACGTGGATACGGACGGCGTGGAGGAAATGCAGCGCCCGGTGACGCTGGTGAACGTGCTGCGCGACGACGTGCCCGGTGGGGCGTTTCCGGCCTCGGTGATCGAGGCGCTGGCCCCCGAGACCCAGGACGGCTTTATTCGCGTGCCCCGCACCGTCGAGGCCGAGTAGATGTTAGATCTGAAATTTATCCGTGAGAACGCCGGGGCCGTCAAGCACGCCATTAAAGTGAAGGGCATCAACCTTGATCTGGACGAACTGCTGGCGCTGGACCACGAACTGCTGGGCGTCAAGCAGCGTGTCGAGGCCATGCAGGCCGAGCGCAACGCCAACGCCAAGGCTGTCCCGAAAGCCACGCCTGCCGAACGCCCCGCTTTAATCGTGAAGGGTAAGGAACTGGGCGAGGAAATCAAGGCGCTGGAACCGGCGCTGCGTGCTCACGAGGAACAGCTGCGGCAACTGCTGCTGCGCGTGCCGAACATTCCGCTGGACAGCGTGCCGGTGGGCGCAGACGACTCCGAGAACGTGGAGCTGCGGCGCGAGGGCACGCTGCCCGATTTTGCCTTCACGCCGCTGGATCACGTCGAGCTGCTGGAACGCCAGGGCTGGAGCGATCCCGAGCGGGTGGCACAGGTGTCGGGCAGCCGCAGCTACCTGCTCAAGGGCGAGGCGGTGCTGCTGGAGATGGCGGTGCAGATGTTCGCGCTGGATTTCCTGACGGCGCGCGGCTTCACGCCGCTGAGCACCAGCGCCCTGGTCCGGCCCGAGGCTTTCGTGGGCAGCGGCCACTTCCCCGGCGGCGAGGATCAGGTCTACAAGATTGAGGGCGACGAGCTGATGCTGGCCGGCACGGCAGAGGTGCCGGTGAACAGCCTGTACGCCGGGGAGCAGCTGCCGCTCGCGGCCCTGCCGATCACCTACGCCGCCATCAGCGCGGCCTTCCGAAGCGAGGCGGGTTCGGCGGGGCGGGACGTGCGCGGATTGATCCGCGTCCACGAGTTCCGCAAGGTCGAGCAGTACGTGCTGTGCCGCGCTGACGAGGCCGAGGCGCTGGAGTGGTTCGACAAGATTCTGAAGAACGCCGAGGAGCTGCTAACCGCGCTGGAACTGCCGTACCGCGTGGTGCAGAACTGTACCGGCGACATGGGTGCGGGCAAGGTGCTGATGTATGACCTGGAAAGCTGGGTGCCCAGCGAGAACCTCTACCGCGAGACGCACAGTTGCAGCTATCTGGGCGACTGGCAGGCAAGGCGCACCGGACTGCGCTACCGCGACGAGGACGGCAAGCTGACCTACGCCTACACCCTCAACAACACCGGCATCGCCACGCCGCGCATTCTGGTGCCGTTGCTGGAAAACCACCAGCAGGCGGACGGCACCATTCGCGTGCCGCCGGCGCTGCGGGCGTACCTGGGCGGGAAGGAAGTGCTGGGCAAAGCGGTTCGCTAAGTTCAGATCGCTGGGTTCGGAAATAGACGGTGGGGGCCGGGTCATTTGATCCGGCCCTCTCTTCACGCCTTGATCGTGGAAAATCTCCGCCTGATCTGGAGACGAATGCTGGCATTCCTGCTGGCCTGCTCAGGCGCCGGTTTTGCAGGCGGCAGTCAGACGGAGGCCGCCTGACTGGGCCGCGCGGTGGACGTGCCGAACACCGATTTTTGCCGTTCCAGCGGATGCCGTCTGCTGGCTGTTCGCCCGAACGACTTCAACACGGTGGGCTGGCCCGACGGTCAGTGGCACCGCTACCGCGTGGGCCAGGGCTGGACGCTGGAAGTGGACGTGCGCCCGGAAGGCTGGATCAGCAACACGCGGCTGCTCAAGCTTTCGGCCCGCACGGGAACCAGACTCAGCAGTCAAGAGCTGAATCAGGCCGCCCGATTCCTGAGCGCCGTGACGGGCCGGCGCTTTTCAAGGCAGGCTGTGGGTGCGTGTCTCGATGCTGGACTGGCAGCCCAAAACCGTGACCCGGACGTGTATGGTCCCACGCATCCTCTGAGCCAGTGGACGACTGCTTCAGGTCTGCCGTTCAAGGCCCGCTGCGGGGTGGCGGGCGTGGGACAACTGGGCGTCTGGGCCGGGTGGCTGCAGGAGGAGCGCGTCAGGGCGAATGCAGCGCCGCAGGTGGGGTCACATTGACCCGTCTGCCCAGCTATCTTCGCCGTATGAATCGAATCTTCATGGGCCTGCTGGGCCTGCTGCTGGTGGGCTGCCAGCAGACCGTCGTCACGCCGGGGCCACTGCCCCAGCTGCGCGAGAGTGCGCTGGGGCAGACCCTCAACCTCAGCGGTCAGGTGGAGGACTGGCCTGCGGGCCTGACGGCAGAGATCGTGCTGGAGCGGTATGCCGCGCCGCAGACTGTGATCGGTTCGGTGTCTGATGCTGGTGCCTTCCGCGTGTCCACAACCGCACCGCTGCCGCTGCAGAGGACGGCGGTCTCCGCACTCCTTGGCCCGGTGGGACCGGAGAATGGCTGTGCGGGGCAGGACCTTCAACTCTCCGACGCTGCCGTGCGCGCCTTTGAACTGCCGACCCTCCGCCTGATCCGGCAGGGGCCTGCATCTGCGTCCCTGCGCCCGCAGCTCAGCCCGCCGGTTCGCGTTCCAGAACTGCGGCGACAGGCCGGGAACAGTGAGGTACGGGCGCTGTACGTGGACCGCGATCTGCGCGTGGTGGGCACGCAGGTCTGCTCGGGCCAGTCTGTCGTCACCGGAACCAGATGGCAACGGGCCACCAGCATCAACGTGCAACTCCGGGCGGGCTGGAACCTGATCACCGTCACCAGCGAGGTCGTGAGCGGGCAAGATCGGACCGATGCTGATCGCCTGACCGTCCAGGGGGGTGACCCGGTGGTGGGCACGGTCTGGACGTACAACGGGGTGCCGCTGGACCGCTAACCGCCTGCCGCCGCTCAGCTCATGCCCGTCCGCTACGCTACCGGCATGGACATTCCGCCCGAGGTGCTGGAACAGACCCACGCCCGCTTTGTCAGCCGCGACAGCGAACGGGCGCGCACGCACGAGCGCCTGATCGTGGGCGGCCCGATGGCGGCCAATACGGCCGAGCGCCTGGAAGCCCGCCTGACCCGCCTGGGGGTGCCCCACACCGACGCCTGTGCGCTGGCCGAGGGCCGCGAGACCATGGCGGCCGTCACCGAGCGGCTGCCCGGCAAGCCCCGTATTCAGACCGAACGGGTGCTGGGCGCGAACGATCTGGTGGGCGTGGCGTATCTGGATCTGGCCCGCAGCGCGTCGCGGGCGGTGGGCCGGGTGGTCCTGAAAGACGCGCGGGGCCGCACGGTGGGCTTCGGCACCGGCTGGCTGTGCAGTCCGCGCGCCATCCTGACCAACCACCACGTGCTGGAGAACGCGGCCACCGCCCGGCTGGCAGTGATCGAGTTCAATTACGAACTGCTGCCCGGCGGCGAACTGGCCACGCCGGTCACCCTGGCCCTGGACCCCGACACGCTGTTCGTGACCTCGGAGGCGCTGGATTACTCGCTGGTGGCGGTGCGCGGCGACACGGCGGCCTACGGCTGGCTGCCGCTGATTGCCAGCACCGACAAGACCGTGCTGGGCGAGGCCCTGAGCATCGTGCAGCACCCCGGCGGCGAGACCAAGCAGGTGGCCCTGCGCGAGAACCGATTGATCGATCTGCTGCCCGACTTTCTGCACTACGAGACCGACACCGCCCCCGGCAGCAGCGGCAGCCCTGTGTTCAACGACGCCTGGGAGGTGGTGGCGCTGCACCACAGCGGCGTGCCGCGCACGGACAGCCAGGGCCGCACCCTGCGGCGCGACGGTCAGCCGCTGCAACCCGGCGATCCCGACAGCGCCATCGACTGGATCGCCAACGAGGGCGTGCGCGTCAGCCGCATCCTGAACGATCTGCGGACCCGCGCCGACGCGGCGGACAATGCCCTGGTGACCGAGGTGCTGAGCGGGGACCGTCCACCCACCCTGGTTCCCAACCCCGTGCCCCCCGGCGCGGGCGTGCTGGAAGCAGTCAGCACCCTCGATCTGGGCCTGATCGCCCCTGGCCCGGACGGTGTGGCCAGCTGGCCCGTCACGTTGAGGCTGCGCGTGAGTGAGGGAGAGGCGCACCCTGCCGAGCCCGCATCAGGACCCACGCCGGGACCAGGGCAACAGAGCGGCTACCTCGACCCGCAGGACGAGGCGGACGCGGCGGCCTACTACGCGGGTGTGGCGCTGGACGGATCCCCCCAGGCGCGGTTTCTGGCGTTGTCGCAACTGGTCACGCGCACGCACGCGCGTCAGCCGCGCTACTCGCCTGCCACCGAGCTGTACCCGGCGGTCGACGTGTGGCCCGACGGCCTGCTGCGCAGCCTGTACAGCGCCCGAGAGCACGCGCCGGGGGAATTCATCGCCGCCGACCTGGCCGCCCAGGCCCGCCGCACTGAACTGGCCGCCCGCGAGGGCATCGCGCTGGACACGCTGGAAGACGCCTTTCCGTACAACTGCGAGCATGTGGTGCCGCAAAGCTGGTTTGCCAAGCGCGAGCCGATGCGCGGCGATCTGCACCATCTGTTCGCCTGCGAACCCGATTGCAATTCCTTCCGGGGCAACACGCCGTACTTCGACTTTCCCGACTACGGCGAGGCGCTGCGCAGCGACTGTGGCCGCCGCGATCCCGGCGAGTTCGAACCCGCGCACGGCAAGGGCGCGGCGGCGCGGGCCACCCTCTACTTCCTGCTGCGGTATCCCGGCGTGGTGCGGCAGTACAGCGCCCGGCACCTGGACACCCTGCTGGCGTGGCACGCGGCCACCCCGCCCGGCGACTGGGAACGGCACCGCAACGCCCTGATCTTCGCGCGCCAGGGCAACCGCAACCCGCTGATCGATCATCCCGAGTGGGGCGCGGGGGTGGACTTCTCGGAAGGGCTGGGCCGCTAGTCGCCGGTCACCTGCCTGCGCCGACTCTGTAGACTGCCGGCATGACCCAATCCATGTTCGATCCGGCCGTCCTGAAAGCGATGGGCCAGACCCCCGAGGAAGTCCGCACGCGCCTGGGCGTGGAGCTGGACCGTTTCGAGGCGCAGCTGCGGGGCCGCGAGGCCGACTGGACCACCACCCAGCCGGGCCGCGAGTGGTCCCCGGCGCAGGAGGCCGAGCACGTCCTGAAAATCGACAACAGCATCGTGCCGCTGATGCGCCTGCTGATGTCCGACAAGGAACTGCGGCCCATGCCCCAGGTGCCGGGCGAGATCGTGGACGGCAAGCGGCAGTCGCCTGAAGCCCTGCTACCCAGCGACGAG
It contains:
- the gatC gene encoding Asp-tRNA(Asn)/Glu-tRNA(Gln) amidotransferase subunit GatC, with the protein product MIDAAQMDHLASLARLELTPDEREAMTQDLVRVLGYFEQLRDVDTDGVEEMQRPVTLVNVLRDDVPGGAFPASVIEALAPETQDGFIRVPRTVEAE
- the serS gene encoding serine--tRNA ligase — its product is MLDLKFIRENAGAVKHAIKVKGINLDLDELLALDHELLGVKQRVEAMQAERNANAKAVPKATPAERPALIVKGKELGEEIKALEPALRAHEEQLRQLLLRVPNIPLDSVPVGADDSENVELRREGTLPDFAFTPLDHVELLERQGWSDPERVAQVSGSRSYLLKGEAVLLEMAVQMFALDFLTARGFTPLSTSALVRPEAFVGSGHFPGGEDQVYKIEGDELMLAGTAEVPVNSLYAGEQLPLAALPITYAAISAAFRSEAGSAGRDVRGLIRVHEFRKVEQYVLCRADEAEALEWFDKILKNAEELLTALELPYRVVQNCTGDMGAGKVLMYDLESWVPSENLYRETHSCSYLGDWQARRTGLRYRDEDGKLTYAYTLNNTGIATPRILVPLLENHQQADGTIRVPPALRAYLGGKEVLGKAVR
- a CDS encoding DinB family protein, whose product is MTQSMFDPAVLKAMGQTPEEVRTRLGVELDRFEAQLRGREADWTTTQPGREWSPAQEAEHVLKIDNSIVPLMRLLMSDKELRPMPQVPGEIVDGKRQSPEALLPSDEGLPFAALDTTWAEHRQKLEEMAAHVTETPGRTFWHQFFGEIDALDWLRMVAMHLRNHRKLLEESAAA
- a CDS encoding ABC transporter substrate-binding protein, which encodes MKKAIALVSLTAAIAASSQAGAVQVTLACGTVGQELQLCKDGAARWAKKTGNTVKVFESPNLTNDRLGLYQQQLAAKSDAIDVYQLDIIWPGLLSQHFVDLKGKIPAAEVNAHFKSIIAADTVDGKLVAMPWFTDAGLLYYRTDLMKKYGYNAAPKTWTELSTMAKKIEDGEKKANSTFTGFVFQGKNYEGLTCDALEWLVSFGGGTIVDDSGKITVNNANAAKALDTAASWVKTISPAGVTTYGEEEARGIFQSGNAAFMRNWPYAWALGQSDDSKVKGKIGVAPLPSGGNGNAATLGGWNLGVSMYSKNQAAAIDLVRFLTSADEQKIRAIEGAYNPTRPALYKDQAVLKANPFFGSLLDVFTSAVARPSGPTKLKYNQVSQAFAGAVSDVLAGKTKGAAAVKKLETDLARIKGRGW
- a CDS encoding endonuclease — encoded protein: MDIPPEVLEQTHARFVSRDSERARTHERLIVGGPMAANTAERLEARLTRLGVPHTDACALAEGRETMAAVTERLPGKPRIQTERVLGANDLVGVAYLDLARSASRAVGRVVLKDARGRTVGFGTGWLCSPRAILTNHHVLENAATARLAVIEFNYELLPGGELATPVTLALDPDTLFVTSEALDYSLVAVRGDTAAYGWLPLIASTDKTVLGEALSIVQHPGGETKQVALRENRLIDLLPDFLHYETDTAPGSSGSPVFNDAWEVVALHHSGVPRTDSQGRTLRRDGQPLQPGDPDSAIDWIANEGVRVSRILNDLRTRADAADNALVTEVLSGDRPPTLVPNPVPPGAGVLEAVSTLDLGLIAPGPDGVASWPVTLRLRVSEGEAHPAEPASGPTPGPGQQSGYLDPQDEADAAAYYAGVALDGSPQARFLALSQLVTRTHARQPRYSPATELYPAVDVWPDGLLRSLYSAREHAPGEFIAADLAAQARRTELAAREGIALDTLEDAFPYNCEHVVPQSWFAKREPMRGDLHHLFACEPDCNSFRGNTPYFDFPDYGEALRSDCGRRDPGEFEPAHGKGAAARATLYFLLRYPGVVRQYSARHLDTLLAWHAATPPGDWERHRNALIFARQGNRNPLIDHPEWGAGVDFSEGLGR